One window of Kryptolebias marmoratus isolate JLee-2015 linkage group LG3, ASM164957v2, whole genome shotgun sequence genomic DNA carries:
- the LOC108248633 gene encoding syntaxin-10 isoform X1, translated as MSIDDPFFVVKGEVQKALSRARSLFDRWEELLQDGTQVSRDELDWSANELRNCLRAIDWDLEDLSETISIVESNPGKFKLGDNELQERKRFVDRTRKSVQEMKDQLSSPSAVAQAERKNKQGQDRSTGLEAHLVSANSRYIQEQQEQQQLIVQEQDEQLELVTGSIRVLKDMSERIGDELDEQAVMLQDFGDEMDQTSSRMESVLKKLEKVSHMTSSRRQWCAIGVLVTIMIVVLILLFAL; from the exons ATGTCGATAGACGATCCATTTTTCGTTGTAAAGGG AGAGGTGCAGAAGGCCCTGTCTCGTGCTCGGAGTCTGTTTGATAGATGGGAGGAACTGTTGCAGGATGGGACACAG gtgAGTCGAGATGAGCTGGACTGGAGTGCCAATGAGCTGAGGAACTGTCTGAGGGCCATAGACTGGGACCTGGAGGACCTCAGTGAAACTATCA GTATTGTGGAGTCAAACCCAGGCAAGTTTAAGCTGGGGGACAATGAGCTTCAGGAGAGGAAAAGATTTGTGGACCGAACCAGGAAGTCTGTTCAG GAGATGAAGGATCAGTTGTCCAGCCCTTCCGCTGTGGCTCAGGCTGAGAGGAAGAATAAACAG GGTCAGGACAGATCAACGGGACTGGAGGCTCATCTGGTGTCGGCCAACTCCAGATACATTCAGGAGCAACAGGAACAACAGCAG tTGATCGTGCAGGAGCAGGACGAGCAGCTGGAGCTGGTGACGGGCAGCATCAGAGTCCTCAAAGACATGTCTGAACGGATCGGGGACGAGCTCGACGAGCAGGCTGT catgCTGCAGGACTTCGGAGACGAGATGGACCAGACGTCGTCCCGCATGGAGTCGGTCctgaagaaactggagaaaGTGTCTCACATGACGAGCA GTCGGAGGCAGTGGTGTGCCATCGGTGTGCTGGTCACCATCATGATCGTGGTCCTCATCCTTTTGTTTGCTCTCTGA
- the LOC108248633 gene encoding syntaxin-10 isoform X2: MSIDDPFFVVKGEVQKALSRARSLFDRWEELLQDGTQVSRDELDWSANELRNCLRAIDWDLEDLSETISIVESNPGKFKLGDNELQERKRFVDRTRKSVQEMKDQLSSPSAVAQAERKNKQGQDRSTGLEAHLVSANSRYIQEQQEQQQLIVQEQDEQLELVTGSIRVLKDMSERIGDELDEQAVMLQDFGDEMDQTSSRMESVLKKLEKVSHMTSSK; this comes from the exons ATGTCGATAGACGATCCATTTTTCGTTGTAAAGGG AGAGGTGCAGAAGGCCCTGTCTCGTGCTCGGAGTCTGTTTGATAGATGGGAGGAACTGTTGCAGGATGGGACACAG gtgAGTCGAGATGAGCTGGACTGGAGTGCCAATGAGCTGAGGAACTGTCTGAGGGCCATAGACTGGGACCTGGAGGACCTCAGTGAAACTATCA GTATTGTGGAGTCAAACCCAGGCAAGTTTAAGCTGGGGGACAATGAGCTTCAGGAGAGGAAAAGATTTGTGGACCGAACCAGGAAGTCTGTTCAG GAGATGAAGGATCAGTTGTCCAGCCCTTCCGCTGTGGCTCAGGCTGAGAGGAAGAATAAACAG GGTCAGGACAGATCAACGGGACTGGAGGCTCATCTGGTGTCGGCCAACTCCAGATACATTCAGGAGCAACAGGAACAACAGCAG tTGATCGTGCAGGAGCAGGACGAGCAGCTGGAGCTGGTGACGGGCAGCATCAGAGTCCTCAAAGACATGTCTGAACGGATCGGGGACGAGCTCGACGAGCAGGCTGT catgCTGCAGGACTTCGGAGACGAGATGGACCAGACGTCGTCCCGCATGGAGTCGGTCctgaagaaactggagaaaGTGTCTCACATGACGAGCAGTAAGTGA